The window AAAGAAAAATTGTCGAAAGAATTCCGGAGCCAAGAAGAACTTTCCGACAATCATACAGTTTTAGTAATATCATCCCAACTATACAGCCCACTGTCATTAATCCCCAAAAATGGCTGACTGCTGTTGCACCCTCTAGCTGAGGATCCACATTGTGATATTTCTCTAAAAAAGTTGTCATAAAGTTTGCTATACCTTGCTCGGTGCTCACATAAGAAAATATTCCTAAAAAGAACAGCCATACTTTCCCCTTTTTAAATAGTTTGATATATGATGATGTTGAACCTGCTTTTTCTTCTCCGGTAAGCTTAATACGTGGCACGCGTATAAATAGTACTGTAAACAACATCAGTAGCAAGATTATAGCAAAAAGCCAATACAATGAAACCCATGGCAGTTGAGGCGGAGTCAGTTTTGCCAGGAAGTCGATAAACAGGTTATTTCCCTTAATGTAAGTTTTAGGATTTAGCTCTTTAACTAAATAGATATAGACTAATGGACTTATAAATGAGGCTATCCCAAATACGAACTGTGCTAGCTCGGCAACAAATGCATAATTTTCTTCGCCTCCGGCAACGCGTTGCAAAGGGTTTAGTACTGTTTGAAGCATTGCCATACCCAATCCAATGATAAAGCATGAAGTTAATAACATCCCATAAGATGGGAAACTGGCAAACAGGATTGTTCCGCAAAAAGGCATTAAGAATCCTATAAACAATACCTTTTTATCTCCTATCTTGTCTATCATAATACCTGCCGGTATAGACATAATAGCGTATGCTAAGAAAAAGGAGGTGGGAATAAACCCTGCCATAGCCAAATGATCAAGGTTGAAGTTCTTAATAATATCCGGAATTAAAGGTCCCAAAATGTTTGTAATAAATGATATTACAAACCAAAAAACCATGATAAAAGCGAGAAGTGTGAAGTTCTTTTTCATTTCTTTATTAATTGAAGTAAAACCCAATAAACTGCATCTATGCTTTTTATTATTGCCCAGAACAGCAGCTATAATTCTTGTAATCAAAACTAAATTTTATCGGCAACCAGAATGCAGTGAAAATGGAACTTTTGATTGTAATGAATATGAAAGTCTACAATACTGCAGTAAACTGATTTCCAAAAATAGTGTTTTTTTTTATATTTTGTTAAAATCAGTTTGTATTCTTGAGACTGAAGTATAAAAGTATATACCGTTTTAGGTGGAAATGGTTTAAGAATGCATTGCTAGAATTCTGTATTAACAGAATAAATTGTAAGTAATAAAGTTACTTTAGTTATACAATTTACTATAATATGTTTGTATTCAAAAGATGAATAGCTTAAGCCTGAAAACACAAAATAGGGGAGAGGCTGTTTTAGGGGGGAGCATTTATATATTGAGACATTTTCAGAGTTCTATTTTTTCAGTTCCTCAGTCTTTTGAAATGGTCCTTCTGGAACTTTTCTTAAAAAAAATAACCAACGGAATTTAAATTTCCATTGGTTATATTCTTATAGATTTTCAGAATAGGCTTATCTTTTATAAACAGCCTGCATTCCGCAATATTTGGTACACTTTCCGCATTCAATACATTTTCCGGAATCAATAACCGGAAGGCTGTGTCCGTCCTGAGAGATTGCACCTACGGGGCATACTCTGAGAAGCGGGCATCGGTCTTTGTCAATCGTAAGTGCCATATTAGTTAGTTTTTAAGTAACACGCTGTCAATAGCTTCCTTGAATGCTGATTTAGGCATTGCTCCCTGTGCCATTTGTGGCTTGCCATTCATTGGGATGAAGAGCAATGAAGGAATGCTGCGAATGCCAAATGCTGCTGCCAGTTCTTCTTCTTCCTCTGTGTTGATTTTATATATGTAAATCTTATCGCCATATTCGGCTGCCAGTTCTTCAAGAATTGGAGCGATGGTTTTACATGGACCACACCAGGATGCGTAAAAGTCTACAATGGCAGGTTTGTCACCTAAGTATTTCCACTCGTTAGGGTTCGCTTCATAATTAGCCACTTTCTTTAGAAATTCTGCTTTTGTTAAATGGATTGTTTTCATCTTATTCTCTGTTTTTAATTTGTTATCATTTTGTTTAGCTGCTTGTTGTCCGTTGCACGAGGTGAATATCAGTCCCGTCATTAGCAAGATTAATGTTAGCTTTTTCATTATTTCTCCGGTTTATACTGTTTAATTTCTCCTTTAAATACTTCCTTTTGACTATTGTTGGTACTGGATGAACATCCTCCTGCTCCACAACAAGATATATTTAGTATGGCTTGTAGGAACAAGAATCCTGCCAGAAATAGAAATGAATATTCTTTTTCTGTAATAGCATAAATACTAATACCTATACCAGCAATAAGTTTTATAATACGGGAAAAATCCCAATTTTTTAATATGTTATTCATCGTTCCTTTTTTCTGTTTTAAACATACTAAATAGTAATCCTCCCATGACTGCTCCCCACAATGAACTCATTAATGGCGAGGATGTAATTGGACAACTGCCGCTTTCGCACCCTACATAGCGCCAATACAGGTAGCCTCCTAATGCTCCGATAACCACTCCCGGTAACGTGAGCCAATATTTATTTAATTTCATCTTTATCATTGTGATATGGTTTATATTAATTCTTCTAGTAATATTCCTTTGGAAATTTGTTCCGATAGAAATAACGATGCAAAGATATGTATATTTTCTAATAAAACAAATTTCCTATGGAAAATAAATAGATAAAAATATTAAAATGATGAATACTGTAGGTTGGTGCTCAGAATAATGCAAGCAAACTTATTGATCTTTAATATAGCCATATCGGAAATATCGCTGTCCATATTCATTCTTCAAAACATAGATGGATCAGCGGATATGAATTTTGCTTTAACTGTTTGCTCTCTTTTTCTATGAAGAAAGATCAGCTGTTGCTGTTTAAAAGTGTTCTGTAGATATCATCTCAATAGGGTGGAACTTAAATAATATTTGTCCGTTAAAAAGCAATAGTTGCTTCTAAATATTATTTCTTTGGAAGAAAATGTGATGAAAAATATAGACAGACAAAAGGGAGGACAAAAAAAATGGTTGTCTCACGACAACCAATCTTTGTTAACCTTAAATCTAATACTATGAAAAACACATTGCAAAGGTAGTGCTTTAAATTTAATCTGCAAATAATAGAACTGAAAGTGCATGTTTTACAACATAAATTAAGAAATATTTGTTTCGATTAAATAAATACACACTTAAATTTTCCCATTCTTCTTTTGGGAGCCCTGTTTTCTTAAAATAGTAGTTACGTTTTCTACTGTAATTAGACATCCACAGGATAGATAATCAAACCATGGGAGAATTTTTTCTATAAAATCATCTATTTTCTTTGAGTCATCTATAATTTCTACGACAATGGGCAGTTTCTCTGTAAGCTCCCAGAACTTAACTGAACGAATTACACTGCTTGAACCAAATCCCATTATTCCTTTTGTAGCGGTTGCACCGGCAAGTCCGTATCGCTTGGCCGCAAAAATAATAGTCTCATAAAGAAGAGAATGTTTAAACTTGTCTGTATTGCTAGTAAATATCCGCAATATCTTTGCTTCACTATTTGCTTCCATACTCAAAATATTTTAGTGATTAGATTACCTAAATAAGTGGCTGTTAATCCCAGAAATAAACTAAAACCGGCATAAAGTGAAAAGTAAAAGAAATTGCCGTCTCTTAACAGAGAGATATTTTCATTAGCAAAAGTGGAAAATGTTGTGAATCCACCACAGAAACCAACTGTGAGGAACATTCGCCATTCGTTGTTGATAAGATTTCCCCGTTCGGAAAGCCCGTAAAAGAGGCCAATAAGGAAACAACCAAGAATATTAACTATAAACGTTCCGAATGGAAATGATGAAATAATGCTGTTTTGCATAGATCTTGAAAGAAGGTAACGTGAAATGCCACCTAAAAAACTTCCGGAACCGATTATAAACAGAGTCTTTATCATGTAATATAATTTTCATTATTATTGCAAACTTACAAAAAACTTTCCACATTATTTGTTAATATCATGAATGATTTTAATGGTGGGTTAATGAATAATGTTTTTTCGGCTTTCGACTTTTTCAGAAATTGTTGGGCATAAAAAAAGGTACCTCAATTATTGAAGTACCTTTTTTCTTGAGCCTCTTGTCGGATTCGAACCAACGACCCCGAGATTACAAATCACGTGCTCTGGCCAACTGAGCTAAAGAGGCGGGTGGGTAAGCTTACTATATCGCGCCGCTACAACCAACTACCTTTGCTGCGATCAAGCCCTGGAGGATTCGAAGGGAGCTAGCCGTATAGGACTTACCCGAGTGCAAAGGTAGATATTTTATTTAACCCTGCAATACCTCCGCGAAACTTTTTTTTAGAGAATGAACTAAACAGTTACTTCTCAATAAATTAGGGGGATGAAAAAAAATAATTATTTTCTATGAGATGAATGAATTAAAGTGGATGAGGCTGTTTTGTTAAAATGTTACCAGAACATATATTTTTGTGAGAGGGTATAAAAGCAGTAAGGCACCTCAATGATTGAAGTGCCTTACTATTTTCTGAGCCTCTTGTCGGATTCGAACCAACGACCCCGAGATTACAAATCACGTGCTCTGGCCAACTGAGCTAAAGAGGCAGTTATAGATAAACTAATTATATCAATATCGTTACAACTTACAACCTTTGTGCATCCAAACCCTAAGGGATTATTTGTAGAAAGTAAAGTAGTGTAAGCCTTATCTGCGTGCAAAGGTAGGTATTTTATTTAATTCTGCAATACCCCCTTTTGAAACTTCTTTTCAGTGAATAAACTAAACGGTTACTTCTCAGGATTTTAATAGCATGAAAAAAAATATATTTTTTTCTTCCATTCTATTAAAAACAGAAATCTTTATCTCATTTTAAAAATTTTCAATTCATTTCATACTGCTTCTTTAGGTAAAAATCGTACTTTTGTGCTCAAATAATAAAAGATGATAATGGAAAACAGAAACTTTATGAATAAGTACGCTATGCAATTTGGTACTTGCATGGGGATTTTTTGGATTATAAAATTTGCTTTATTTCCGTTTGCTTTCACTATTCCTTTTTTTGATTTCTTGTTTCTTGTACTGACTATAATGATTCCTTTTTTGGGATATTATTTTGCCCGGAATTATAGGAACAGAGTTTGTGACGGAGGGATTAGCTTTACTCATGCCTGGATATTTACCTCTTTTATGTATATGTTTGCTGCGTTGCTTACAGCTGTGGGACATTTTGTTTATTTTAGGTTTATTGATAACGGCTATATTGCTAGTTCTTATCTTGAAATACTCCACGAACCAGGAATAAAACAGCAGGTTGTGGGAGATACACTAAAACAGTGTGAAGAAGCTGTAAATTTGTTTTCCAGTCTACGCCCAATTGAGATAACGATGGAGTTGCTTTCATTTGATGTAATATTCGGAGCTTTGCTTGCTTTCCCAATAGCATTTATTGTAAAGAAGAAGGAGCTTATTACAATGAACAACAATCAAGAAGAAAATAACCAAGAAGAAGATAATAAAGAATAAAAATATGGATATATCTGTAATAGTTCCTTTGTTCAATGAAGAAGAATCGCTTCCGGAACTTTATGCCTGGATTGATAGGGTAATGAGCGACAATGACTTTTCTTATGAGGTAATCTTTATAAACGATGGCAGTACCGATCGTTCGTGGAAGGTGATTGAAGAACTAAAAGCAAAATCAGATACTGTAAAAGGTATTAAGTTTCGTCGAAATTATGGTAAATCTCCTGCATTATTCTGTGGATTTAAACGGGCAGAAGGTGATGTGGTAATTACAATGGATGCTGATTTACAAGATAGTCCTGATGAAATTCCGGAACTTTACAAAATGATTATGGTAGATGGATATGATCTGGTTTCAGGTTGGAAAGAAAAAAGGTATGATCCGATATCAAAAACATTGCCTACCAAATTATTTAATGCTACTGCCCGTTCTGTGTCGGGGATAAAGAACCTGCACGACTTTAATTGTGGCTTGAAAGCCTACAGACATGAGGTTGTGAAAAATATAGAAGTGTATGGCGAGATGCATCGTTATATACCTTACCTAGCAAAAAATGCCGGATTTAGCAAGATAGGAGAGAAGGTTGTACATCATCAGGCCCGTAAATATGGTTCTACTAAATTCGGGATGAACAGGTTTGTTAATGGTTATCTGGATTTACTTTCATTGTGGTTCCTTTCTAAGTTTGGTAAAAAACCGATGCATATTTTTGGACTTTTGGGTTCATTAATGTTTCTTCTGGGACTTATTTCTGTTATAATAGTGGGAGCGTCAAAACTCTATTCTATGTATTCGGGATTAGAGTATAGATTGGTAACGGATT of the uncultured Bacteroides sp. genome contains:
- a CDS encoding 4Fe-4S binding protein; the encoded protein is MALTIDKDRCPLLRVCPVGAISQDGHSLPVIDSGKCIECGKCTKYCGMQAVYKR
- a CDS encoding DUF190 domain-containing protein → MEANSEAKILRIFTSNTDKFKHSLLYETIIFAAKRYGLAGATATKGIMGFGSSSVIRSVKFWELTEKLPIVVEIIDDSKKIDDFIEKILPWFDYLSCGCLITVENVTTILRKQGSQKKNGKI
- the crcB gene encoding fluoride efflux transporter CrcB; this encodes MIKTLFIIGSGSFLGGISRYLLSRSMQNSIISSFPFGTFIVNILGCFLIGLFYGLSERGNLINNEWRMFLTVGFCGGFTTFSTFANENISLLRDGNFFYFSLYAGFSLFLGLTATYLGNLITKIF
- a CDS encoding DUF4199 domain-containing protein, translated to MNKYAMQFGTCMGIFWIIKFALFPFAFTIPFFDFLFLVLTIMIPFLGYYFARNYRNRVCDGGISFTHAWIFTSFMYMFAALLTAVGHFVYFRFIDNGYIASSYLEILHEPGIKQQVVGDTLKQCEEAVNLFSSLRPIEITMELLSFDVIFGALLAFPIAFIVKKKELITMNNNQEENNQEEDNKE
- a CDS encoding glycosyltransferase, whose amino-acid sequence is MDISVIVPLFNEEESLPELYAWIDRVMSDNDFSYEVIFINDGSTDRSWKVIEELKAKSDTVKGIKFRRNYGKSPALFCGFKRAEGDVVITMDADLQDSPDEIPELYKMIMVDGYDLVSGWKEKRYDPISKTLPTKLFNATARSVSGIKNLHDFNCGLKAYRHEVVKNIEVYGEMHRYIPYLAKNAGFSKIGEKVVHHQARKYGSTKFGMNRFVNGYLDLLSLWFLSKFGKKPMHIFGLLGSLMFLLGLISVIIVGASKLYSMYSGLEYRLVTDSPYFYLALTSMIIGTQLFLAGFVGELVTRNAPERNNYKIEKEL
- a CDS encoding sugar MFS transporter, with the protein product MKKNFTLLAFIMVFWFVISFITNILGPLIPDIIKNFNLDHLAMAGFIPTSFFLAYAIMSIPAGIMIDKIGDKKVLFIGFLMPFCGTILFASFPSYGMLLTSCFIIGLGMAMLQTVLNPLQRVAGGEENYAFVAELAQFVFGIASFISPLVYIYLVKELNPKTYIKGNNLFIDFLAKLTPPQLPWVSLYWLFAIILLLMLFTVLFIRVPRIKLTGEEKAGSTSSYIKLFKKGKVWLFFLGIFSYVSTEQGIANFMTTFLEKYHNVDPQLEGATAVSHFWGLMTVGCIVGMILLKLYDCRKVLLGSGILSTIFLLLALFGSTSISIVAFPTTGFCISVMYSIVFSLALNSVSMNHGSFAGILCSGIVGGAGGPIIVSAIADITNLRVGMLFILIFIFYITSIGVWARPLIDNKTVRLKELFKRN
- the trxA gene encoding thioredoxin, coding for MKKLTLILLMTGLIFTSCNGQQAAKQNDNKLKTENKMKTIHLTKAEFLKKVANYEANPNEWKYLGDKPAIVDFYASWCGPCKTIAPILEELAAEYGDKIYIYKINTEEEEELAAAFGIRSIPSLLFIPMNGKPQMAQGAMPKSAFKEAIDSVLLKN
- a CDS encoding DUF6132 family protein → MIKMKLNKYWLTLPGVVIGALGGYLYWRYVGCESGSCPITSSPLMSSLWGAVMGGLLFSMFKTEKRNDE